In Leclercia sp. LSNIH1, the genomic stretch GTGGTGCGAAGGCGGCGAAGTGGCCTTTATCACAAAGATAATTGCCGAAAGCGCCCAGTTTGCCCGTCAGGTGAAGTGGTTTACTACCCTGGTCTCCCGCAGCGAAAACCTGCCGCCGCTCTACCGCGCCCTGACCGACGTCGGCGCGGTGAAAGTGGTGAAAAAAGAGATGGCCCAGGGACAGAAGCAGAGCCGCTTTATCGCCTGGACCTTTATGGACAACGCCAGACGCCGCCAGCGTTAACCGCTTCTCCCCGGTGGCGCTGCGCTTACCGGGGCTACAGGGTGGGCTCCTGCGGTGACGGTGGGGTCGGGCTCGGCGACGGCAGCAGCTGATACATCTGCACCGGCATCCGCACGTTCGCCTGGTCAAAGTGTTTTTTCACCATGCTGTCGAGGGCGAAACGCACCGTCCACTGTTTCAGCGGCTGGGTGGTGAACGACACGCGCAGGGTAAAGGCGGTGCTGGTCAGGCCGACAATCCCGGCAAACGACGGCTCGCCGATAATCAGCCCGCGAATATCCTCCCTCTCCAGCAGCTCATCCACCGCCGCTTTCAGCGCGTCTTTCGCTTTTTCGGCATCTTCATGCCTGTCCACGTCATAGTTCGCCACCACCGACCCGATGCCGCGGACAAAGTTGGCGAAGGTAGTGATCGATGACCACGGAATAATGTGATACGCCCCGGTATCCTGCCGCACCCCCACCGAACGAATCGACATCCGCTCCACCGTGCCGGTCAGCGGCCCGATGGTCACCAGATCCCCGGTATTCATCCCGTTTTCAAACTGAATAAAGATCCCGGTGATGATGTCCTTCACCAGCGTCTGGGAGCCAAAAGAGATCGCCAGCCCCAGCGCCCCGGCCCCTGCCAGCAGCGGAGCGATGTTGACGCCAATTTCCGAGAGCACAATCATGATGGTAATGGTGCTGATGACCACCGCCAGCGCGTTACGGAACAGCGTCAGCAGCGTTCGGGCGCGGGCGCTGGGCAGTGGCCGGCCATGAATATCTGACGCCAGCCGGTTCTCGATCAGGCTCGCCAGGATCGTCCAGCCGATGGCGGAGAAGAAGAGGATCAGCGCGATACGGATCAGAATATCGACCGTCTTCTCCCCTGCGCCGTTGTGCAGCCAGTTCCAGAAGTCGAACAACCCCCAGGCGCTGAGCAGCAGCATAATGGCGACGCAGACTGTCAGGAACCGCGCCACCTTCAGCGACACGGAGATCCAGCCGTTGAGCCGTTTTTGCAGCTCCGGATAGCTGCGCTGCACGTGCGGCGAGAGGGTGATGGTTTTAGCCAGCCAGCGGGAGAGCAGCCCCGACACGAAGGCGGCAATGCCGACGATGGCCAGGCTGCGGAAGGTCGCCCCCATCATAAATTTCAGGCTGTTGCCCGGATCGAAGAGGGAGAAGAAACAGAGCACAATAAAATAGGCGCTCGCCAGCCAGTGCCACACCAGCGCGAAAGCGCGAATAAACAGGCTGAAGAAGGCCAGTGAACGGTCGGCAAGGTGGAGCAGCCCTTCGGTAATGGCGCGCTTATTATGAAAGATCAAGTACAGCGCCCAGACGGTAATACAGAGCATGATCAGCACGTTGGCCAGAGCGCCAATTTGCACGTTAACCTGATTGGAGATAATCGGCACCGCTACCAGCAGGCCATAGCCGATAAGGCCGCTCAGAATACTCAGGCGTAGCGACCAGTACTGCGCGGCGCTGTCGTTAATGGCGAAAGGTCGTAGATCGGGCACCCGCGGGCAAAATATCAACCGCAGGATCGCTTTAAAGAATTCAATCAGCGCGAAGGCATTGAGGAACAGCGCCTGCTGGAAGGCAATGGTCAGGTTGCCGGTGTTGAGGTACTCGCGCAGCATCTGGCCAATAAACAGGGTTAGCGCCAGCAGCAGCAGATCGATAATAAAGGCCGCGGCGATGGTCAGCGGCAGATGAACCCAGCTGCTGGTTTCGCGGTTCTTTTTGCGCCCCCAGCTCCCCATTTTGCGGTACAACGGCCAGGCGCAGAGCCTCACCATCCAGTAAAAGGCAAAAACCAGTCCGGCCAGGATCAGAAACTGCTGCGCGGCGGCGGTAAAGGTTTGCGGGTTAAAGGCCTTATGCGGGGAGCCGATCAGGTTGCGGTAGAGCTGAGCGAAACGGGAGGCGAGGGCATCGCCATAGTGACGGCTGATATCAGTGACGTTCTCCAGCACCGTTTTCTCGTCGGCAATCTCCGGCGGGGTAATTTTAGGCACCGGTGTTTCAGGCGGTGTGGCAGCCACGCTGCGCAGCTGATCGATCAGCTCCTTGCGTGAGGCGTCATTTTCCAGCACATCGGCCAGCGCCGAGTAGGCCGCCTTTTTCTGCTCAACGTCCGGCTCCGGTGGCGGCGTGCTCTGCTCGCTGGCGGTGGCGGCGGGAATGCCCGGCAGGCTGACGGCCTGGGCAGGCAGACAAAACAGGCTTATCAGGAGCAGCAAAATCCACGGCACGATGTCCTCCGGTGACAAAATTGTGCAAAGTGATAAGTATAGAAGGCGCGCGGGGGCGGGGGGTTTTTGGGAGAATTCCGGCAATAAAAAAGCCGGGTGACGGCTACGCCTACCCGGCTTACAAAGGGCAAAAACTTACGCAACGTGCTGCAAAAACTCCTGCAAACGCTGGCTCGGTGGGTTCTCAATCAACGTCTGCGGATTGCCATCTTCGGCAATACGGCCTTTGTCGATAAAGATCAGGCGTGAGGCCACTTTCTCGGCAAAGCCGATTTCGTGGGTCACGATCACCATAGTCATCCCTTCTTCCGCCAGATCCTGCATAACCTTCAGCACTTCGTGGCGCAGTTCCGGGTCGAGGGCCGAGGTTGGCTCATCGAAGAGCATCATCTTCGGTTTCACCGCCAGCGCACGGGCGATGGCCACGCGCTGCTGCTGACCGCCGGAGAGCTCGGACGGGTAGTGATGCCCGCGCTCCGCCAGCCCCACTTTCGCCAGCAGCTCTTTTGCAAGCCGCTCGGCTGCCGCTTTGTCGGCGCCGCGCACGCGCAGGGGGCCAAACATCACGTTTTCCAGCGCCGTCAGGTGCGGGAAGAGATAAAACTGCTGGAACACCATGCCCGCTTCCTGGCGGATCAGGCGCTCGTCCACTTTCGGGTCGTTAACCTTCAGGCCATCGACAATCAGATCGCCGCTGGTGATCTCCTCCAGCTTGTTGATGCAGCGCAGCAGGGTCGATTTGCCGGAGCCGGACGGCCCGATAATGACCACCACTTCGCCGGTCTGAATAGTCAGATCGATGTTGTGCAGCACCTGGGTCTGACCGAAGTGCTTGGAGACGTTTTTAAATTCAATCACAGGATTTTCATCCTTCTTTCAAGACGACGCAGCACGAAGCTCAGCGCCAGCGTAATAATCAAATAGACCACGGCCACGGCGCTCCAGATCTCCAGCGCACGGAAGTTACCGGCAATGATCTCCTGGCCCTGACGGGTCAGTTCAGCCACGCCGATAACAATGAACAGGGAGGTATCTTTAATGCTGATGATCCACTGGTTACCCAGCGGTGGCAGCATGCGGCGCAGCGCCAGCGGCAGGATCACGTGGCGGATGGTTTCGCGACGGGAGAGACCCAGCGCCAGACCGGCCTCGCTGAAGCCTTTGTGGATCGACAGTACCGCACCGCGGGTGATCTCGGCGATATAGGCGCCCGAGTTGATCATGATGGTGACCACCGCCGCGCTGAACGGGTCAATCCGCAGGTCGGTAAAGGCCATCGGCAGTGCGAAGTAGATAAACATCACCTGCACCACAATCGGCGTGCCGCGGATAACTTCGATGAAAACCAGCGCTACGTGGTTGGCTATCCAGCCGCCGTAGGTGCGGGCAAAACCGGCGACAAGGCCGATAATCAACCCGCCAACCAGACCGAGGACCGAAATCCACAGGGTCATTTTGGCGCCTTCAAGCAAAAGAGGAATGGCGGGCCAGATGGCGCTCCAGTCAAACTGCATGATGAGTTCCTGTATACCGTGGTGAAAACAGACAATTAACCATCAGGGGGATGGTTACAATTGTAGGCCCGGTCAACGCAAGCGTCACCGGGCAGTACAGTTCCTGTTTAACAGGCTGTTTTATTTAGGTTCAGTACCGAACCATTTTTTATAGATTTCGTTGTAGGTGCCGTTCTCGCGCAGGGTTTTCAGCGCGCCATTCACTTTAGTACGCAGCTCGTCGCTGCCTTTCGGGAAGGCGATACCGTATTCCTGTGCTTCCAGGGAATCACCTACCGCTTTGAACTTGCCATTGCCTGCGGTTTTGATGAAGTAAAGGATGTTTGGCGTGTCGTGCAGCACGGCGTCAGCACGGTTGGTGCCGAGTTCCATGTAGGCGTTGTCGATGTTCGGGAACTGGCGCAGATCTTTCGATTTGATATTTGCCTTGGCGTAATCAACAGAACCGGTGCCGCTCTTCACCGCAACCACTTTGCCGTCGAGATCTTTCACGCTTTTAACGTCGTTGTTATCCGCTTTCACCATCACCAGCAGGCCGCTTTTGTAGTAGCCGTCAGAGAAGTCGATCGCTTTTTTACGTGCGTCAGTAATGGTGATACCGGCCAGCGCCAGGTCAACGTTTTTGGTTTGCAGGGCCGGCACGATACCGCTGAAGTCCATTGGCTTCAGGGTGTAGTCCAGCTTCAGTTCTTTGGCGATAGCCGCCCACAGATCCACATCAAAACCAACGTACTGGTCGCCCTG encodes the following:
- the ybiO gene encoding mechanosensitive channel protein, producing MPWILLLLISLFCLPAQAVSLPGIPAATASEQSTPPPEPDVEQKKAAYSALADVLENDASRKELIDQLRSVAATPPETPVPKITPPEIADEKTVLENVTDISRHYGDALASRFAQLYRNLIGSPHKAFNPQTFTAAAQQFLILAGLVFAFYWMVRLCAWPLYRKMGSWGRKKNRETSSWVHLPLTIAAAFIIDLLLLALTLFIGQMLREYLNTGNLTIAFQQALFLNAFALIEFFKAILRLIFCPRVPDLRPFAINDSAAQYWSLRLSILSGLIGYGLLVAVPIISNQVNVQIGALANVLIMLCITVWALYLIFHNKRAITEGLLHLADRSLAFFSLFIRAFALVWHWLASAYFIVLCFFSLFDPGNSLKFMMGATFRSLAIVGIAAFVSGLLSRWLAKTITLSPHVQRSYPELQKRLNGWISVSLKVARFLTVCVAIMLLLSAWGLFDFWNWLHNGAGEKTVDILIRIALILFFSAIGWTILASLIENRLASDIHGRPLPSARARTLLTLFRNALAVVISTITIMIVLSEIGVNIAPLLAGAGALGLAISFGSQTLVKDIITGIFIQFENGMNTGDLVTIGPLTGTVERMSIRSVGVRQDTGAYHIIPWSSITTFANFVRGIGSVVANYDVDRHEDAEKAKDALKAAVDELLEREDIRGLIIGEPSFAGIVGLTSTAFTLRVSFTTQPLKQWTVRFALDSMVKKHFDQANVRMPVQMYQLLPSPSPTPPSPQEPTL
- the glnQ gene encoding glutamine ABC transporter ATP-binding protein GlnQ; the encoded protein is MIEFKNVSKHFGQTQVLHNIDLTIQTGEVVVIIGPSGSGKSTLLRCINKLEEITSGDLIVDGLKVNDPKVDERLIRQEAGMVFQQFYLFPHLTALENVMFGPLRVRGADKAAAERLAKELLAKVGLAERGHHYPSELSGGQQQRVAIARALAVKPKMMLFDEPTSALDPELRHEVLKVMQDLAEEGMTMVIVTHEIGFAEKVASRLIFIDKGRIAEDGNPQTLIENPPSQRLQEFLQHVA
- the glnP gene encoding glutamine ABC transporter permease GlnP → MQFDWSAIWPAIPLLLEGAKMTLWISVLGLVGGLIIGLVAGFARTYGGWIANHVALVFIEVIRGTPIVVQVMFIYFALPMAFTDLRIDPFSAAVVTIMINSGAYIAEITRGAVLSIHKGFSEAGLALGLSRRETIRHVILPLALRRMLPPLGNQWIISIKDTSLFIVIGVAELTRQGQEIIAGNFRALEIWSAVAVVYLIITLALSFVLRRLERRMKIL
- the glnH gene encoding glutamine ABC transporter substrate-binding protein GlnH, with the translated sequence MKSVLKVSLAALTLAFAVSSQAADKKLIVATDTAFVPFEFKQGDQYVGFDVDLWAAIAKELKLDYTLKPMDFSGIVPALQTKNVDLALAGITITDARKKAIDFSDGYYKSGLLVMVKADNNDVKSVKDLDGKVVAVKSGTGSVDYAKANIKSKDLRQFPNIDNAYMELGTNRADAVLHDTPNILYFIKTAGNGKFKAVGDSLEAQEYGIAFPKGSDELRTKVNGALKTLRENGTYNEIYKKWFGTEPK